In Streptomyces sp. NBC_00448, the following are encoded in one genomic region:
- a CDS encoding HAD family hydrolase produces MSEVQEALTSVLNPARHVLLDFDGPVCSIFASISASDVACQLREELWRGESPPWAEDESDPLSLLRRIEEEIPDLVARADSHLIRLEEKAAVGARPTPGSVAFLKACAAGGRSVWLVSNNASSAMNNYLAAHGLDRYVAGRFGRVPGSPSSMKPSPQLLVAAMRAAGASSGECVFVGDAVRDIEAAHAAGMEAIGYANKPGKAERLAGAGAAAVVTSMNDLAAAVAR; encoded by the coding sequence ATGAGTGAGGTACAGGAGGCGTTGACCTCCGTACTCAATCCGGCTCGGCATGTCCTGCTCGACTTCGACGGCCCCGTGTGCTCGATCTTCGCAAGCATTTCGGCGAGTGACGTCGCATGCCAATTGCGCGAGGAACTTTGGCGGGGGGAGTCTCCTCCCTGGGCCGAGGACGAGTCTGATCCGCTTTCTCTCCTTCGCCGTATCGAAGAGGAAATTCCGGATCTAGTGGCGCGGGCGGATAGTCACCTAATTCGACTGGAGGAAAAGGCGGCAGTCGGAGCGCGTCCCACTCCTGGCAGCGTGGCATTTCTCAAGGCATGCGCGGCAGGAGGACGGTCGGTTTGGCTGGTGAGCAACAACGCGTCCTCGGCCATGAACAACTATCTCGCCGCGCACGGTCTTGACCGCTACGTGGCCGGACGGTTCGGCCGTGTCCCGGGGAGCCCTTCCTCTATGAAGCCGTCCCCGCAGCTTCTCGTTGCGGCGATGCGCGCTGCGGGAGCATCTAGCGGGGAGTGTGTCTTCGTAGGGGACGCCGTGCGGGATATTGAAGCTGCCCACGCCGCCGGCATGGAGGCCATCGGGTACGCCAACAAGCCAGGCAAGGCAGAGAGGTTGGCCGGCGCAGGCGCGGCGGCCGTCGTCACCTCGATGAACGACTTGGCGGCAGCCGTCGCGCGGTAG
- a CDS encoding DLW-39 family protein, which yields MKKILLIALAAVAGLFVYRQIQADRAEQDLWTEATDTVPGGSGTDV from the coding sequence ATGAAGAAGATTCTCCTGATCGCCCTGGCCGCCGTTGCCGGGCTGTTCGTGTACCGGCAGATCCAGGCGGACCGCGCCGAGCAGGACCTGTGGACGGAAGCCACTGACACGGTCCCGGGTGGCTCCGGCACAGACGTGTGA
- a CDS encoding serine/threonine protein kinase yields the protein MGEVFAGRYELVDPIGHGGVGAVWRAWDRRRRRYVAAKVLQQSDAHALLRFVREQAMRIDHPHVLAPASWAADDDKVLFTMDLVRGGSLLHLVGEYGPLPPRLVCVLLDQLLAGLTAVHAEGIVHRDIKPANVLLEATGTRTPHVRLSDFGIAMRKGDARLTETNYVVGTPGYFAPEQLLGAEPDFAADLYATGLVTLYLLGGRKPDAQAVQDRFLEMGMPPAPLGVPGPLWQVVGTLLQPDPYARFRTATGARKALGAAMELLPEGAPGEEPVEIFDQIGALPPGFGPEGPVVADRVAGSPVTIDLSGPPAEPAESAGPAESAQPAAPQPSFPYPAAQGSAPHGPATPGPATPGPAAPRPATPTPDPTGAARAQSSAAQAPRLPAEAPYPEYPAYPESVPAPQPPGKRRQARHAAPTPAAASAAVPAPAMAPDSPQGPPTHPPTRPDHVALPLPEPVPAAGPSHAAAHSSADTASTEVPARRAKPGPPARVAVPVLVLALLCFAVGIAALMAS from the coding sequence ATGGGCGAGGTCTTCGCGGGTCGGTACGAGCTGGTGGACCCGATCGGGCACGGCGGGGTCGGGGCGGTGTGGCGGGCATGGGACCGGCGCAGGCGGCGCTACGTGGCCGCGAAGGTGCTCCAGCAGAGTGACGCCCACGCGCTGCTGCGCTTCGTACGGGAGCAGGCGATGCGGATCGACCACCCGCATGTGCTGGCCCCGGCGAGCTGGGCCGCGGACGACGACAAGGTGCTGTTCACCATGGACCTGGTGCGCGGCGGGTCGCTGTTACACCTGGTCGGGGAGTACGGCCCGCTGCCGCCGCGCTTGGTGTGCGTGCTGCTCGACCAGTTGCTGGCCGGGCTGACCGCGGTGCACGCCGAGGGCATCGTGCACCGGGACATCAAGCCCGCCAACGTCCTGCTGGAGGCGACCGGCACGCGCACCCCGCACGTGCGGCTGTCGGACTTCGGGATCGCGATGCGCAAGGGCGACGCCCGGCTGACCGAGACCAACTACGTGGTCGGCACCCCCGGCTACTTCGCCCCGGAGCAACTGCTCGGCGCCGAACCGGACTTCGCGGCGGACCTGTACGCGACCGGCCTCGTCACGCTCTACCTGCTGGGCGGCCGGAAGCCGGACGCGCAGGCGGTGCAGGACCGGTTCCTGGAGATGGGCATGCCCCCCGCGCCGTTGGGCGTGCCGGGCCCGCTGTGGCAGGTGGTCGGCACCCTGCTCCAGCCGGACCCGTACGCGCGGTTCCGTACGGCGACGGGTGCGCGCAAGGCGCTGGGGGCCGCCATGGAACTGCTGCCGGAGGGCGCGCCGGGCGAGGAACCGGTGGAGATCTTCGACCAGATCGGCGCGCTGCCGCCGGGCTTCGGCCCGGAAGGGCCGGTCGTCGCGGACCGGGTGGCCGGCAGCCCGGTGACGATCGACCTGTCCGGCCCGCCCGCAGAGCCCGCGGAATCCGCAGGGCCCGCGGAATCGGCCCAACCCGCCGCCCCGCAACCGTCGTTCCCGTACCCGGCGGCCCAAGGCTCCGCGCCCCACGGCCCCGCAACACCCGGCCCCGCGACACCCGGTCCCGCCGCTCCCCGCCCCGCAACTCCCACTCCCGACCCGACCGGCGCCGCCCGGGCCCAGTCCTCGGCCGCCCAAGCCCCACGGTTGCCTGCCGAGGCGCCGTACCCGGAGTACCCGGCGTACCCGGAGTCCGTACCCGCCCCGCAGCCGCCCGGAAAGCGCCGCCAGGCGCGCCACGCCGCCCCGACCCCTGCCGCGGCCTCCGCGGCCGTCCCCGCGCCCGCCATGGCGCCCGACAGCCCGCAAGGGCCCCCGACCCACCCGCCCACCCGCCCCGACCACGTGGCGCTGCCGCTGCCCGAGCCGGTCCCCGCGGCCGGGCCCAGCCATGCCGCCGCCCACTCCTCCGCCGACACCGCCTCCACCGAAGTCCCGGCCCGCCGCGCCAAGCCCGGCCCGCCGGCCAGAGTCGCGGTCCCCGTCCTGGTCCTCGCCCTGCTCTGCTTCGCGGTCGGCATCGCTGCCTTGATGGCGTCCTGA
- a CDS encoding S1 RNA-binding domain-containing protein — protein MDGASEDSAREFLGTFHIGDVCTGTAKEITRPHGVAVTLDGFPTRPPGIVGPLELSWRQSPAEAVKVGQQITAAITSIDLDEGRAQLSMAATENPELWAFLKPLRPGEILSGTIAAIERFGVFVALDDGPVHPVFPGVGFITYPELSWRRFESASDVVQVGRRVSCEFLQFDTWNGEARLSLKAMQPDPFRIFADSAAVGH, from the coding sequence ATGGACGGAGCATCGGAAGACAGCGCGCGGGAGTTCTTGGGAACGTTCCACATCGGCGACGTCTGCACCGGCACGGCAAAAGAGATCACGCGGCCTCACGGGGTGGCAGTGACCCTGGACGGCTTTCCCACTCGCCCGCCGGGGATCGTCGGTCCGCTGGAACTGTCCTGGCGCCAGTCCCCGGCTGAGGCTGTGAAGGTCGGCCAGCAGATCACCGCCGCGATCACCTCCATCGATCTGGATGAGGGCCGAGCCCAACTGTCGATGGCCGCCACCGAGAATCCGGAACTCTGGGCGTTCCTCAAGCCGCTCCGCCCCGGCGAGATCCTTTCCGGCACGATCGCGGCGATCGAGCGGTTCGGCGTGTTCGTCGCGCTGGACGACGGCCCCGTGCACCCGGTCTTCCCGGGCGTCGGCTTCATCACCTACCCCGAACTGTCCTGGCGGCGCTTCGAGTCGGCGTCGGATGTCGTTCAGGTCGGCCGGCGCGTCTCCTGCGAGTTCCTGCAGTTCGACACGTGGAACGGAGAAGCCAGGCTGTCTTTGAAGGCGATGCAGCCCGACCCCTTCCGCATCTTCGCGGACAGCGCCGCGGTCGGCCATTAG
- a CDS encoding AfsR/SARP family transcriptional regulator, producing MFGILGATRVIGVDGAEVGLGGPRRRAVLALLALDAGRVVGADRLISGLYGVDVPAGAANAVQSQISRLRQVLPVAVEGHPSGYRLAAEPDQVDAYRFERLARCGREALAAGQPDVAAGRLRDALGLWRGPALADVGDAPFVVAQAARWEELRLGAVEDRVDAELALGRHREVVAELGELVAAHPLRERLRGQLMRALYGSGRQAEALAAYDVARRELADSLGADPGPELAAVHLAVLRGDPALMPDRSPDLSLDRPLGGAISGASGSPAAGAGTSELPASAGSTAPGGTMPAPPSPDGPAALPLGTTAHVPRETVPEAHVPRGTSPQPHHELPAQLTSFVGRETEIARLGEQLAHRRLVTLIGPGGAGKTRLAVEAAGRHPDDVRFVELAGLDDGAALARAVLAGLGLREGGLLPAGGPGAATTSGAANATPDPLARITAALADRPLLLVLDNCEHVVAEAAYFVERLLAGLPLLRVLATSREALGINGEVLCPVPTLALPRPGADRDMVLASPAVRLFVARAAAVRPDFDPTADPATVDAVLRLCTALDGLPLAIELAAARLRSLSVVDIAARLGALPATDDEVPYSLGVRPDALFRLLSRGSRTAQPRQRTLRGVVEWSWELLPADERAVLRRASVFAGGWTLAAAEAVCADQPEQPSDQPDQPGRPGADRSRPPAAGTPRIAPDDVLDLVAALVEKSLVVAQQPDPSGRVRYRMLESIRAYGAERLAEAGEAGRTQRAHIAYFLDFALDADPHLRRAEQVEWLRLYSDDNDNFRAALHRSLAAGDVPATMRLIAALSSYWLLRGVRYEGFRAARQVLAELGPNPPEGMEEEYALCVLAVVGALSDAEAYAEHVAAATVVVDRMQRISRRFPVLTLLWAPFAGAPDESLDTLAVLEEVLSERDDPWYRALGHLGAGFQAWMSHADADAAQRECGLAFEYFEQRGDRWGMITCLNVLADLADYRGRLQEAIDLLGRALELAEELDSALDMAELLCNRAAYSLRAEEYEAATAYCERALQLSRRAGSPETLAMAHLGLGEAARLAGDLTTARALCEQALQECPRGWFSSDSMRSSALVALGRIAVAKGDAAGARDRLREAATNGGVSMQFPMTGALVAVAAAGLAVLTGDPHRAALLLGAAHALRGGPPGGPDARAADAAARTALGDGRYEEAYASTAGLDRAAALARATEYLVGV from the coding sequence ATGTTCGGGATTCTGGGGGCGACGCGGGTCATCGGTGTCGATGGCGCCGAGGTCGGGCTGGGTGGGCCGCGGCGGCGGGCCGTGCTCGCCCTGCTCGCGCTGGATGCCGGGCGGGTGGTGGGGGCGGATCGGCTGATCAGCGGCCTGTACGGGGTGGACGTGCCGGCGGGGGCCGCGAACGCGGTGCAGTCGCAGATCTCGCGGCTGCGGCAGGTACTGCCGGTGGCGGTGGAGGGGCACCCGTCGGGGTACCGCCTCGCGGCGGAGCCGGATCAGGTGGACGCGTACCGGTTCGAGCGGCTGGCGCGGTGCGGGCGGGAGGCGCTGGCGGCCGGGCAGCCGGACGTGGCCGCCGGGCGGCTGCGGGACGCCCTCGGGTTGTGGCGGGGCCCCGCGCTGGCGGATGTGGGGGACGCGCCGTTCGTGGTGGCCCAGGCGGCGCGGTGGGAGGAGCTGCGGCTGGGGGCGGTGGAGGACCGGGTCGACGCGGAGTTGGCGCTCGGCCGGCACCGCGAGGTGGTCGCGGAACTGGGGGAGTTGGTGGCCGCGCATCCCCTGCGGGAGCGGCTGCGGGGGCAGTTGATGCGGGCGCTGTACGGCAGCGGGCGGCAGGCGGAGGCGCTGGCGGCGTACGACGTCGCCCGGCGGGAGCTGGCCGATTCGCTGGGGGCCGACCCGGGGCCGGAGCTGGCCGCGGTCCACCTCGCGGTGCTGCGCGGCGACCCGGCGCTGATGCCGGACCGGTCGCCGGACCTGTCGCTGGACCGGCCGTTGGGTGGAGCGATCAGCGGGGCATCAGGCAGCCCGGCCGCCGGGGCGGGTACGTCGGAGCTGCCGGCGTCCGCCGGTTCGACGGCGCCGGGCGGCACCATGCCCGCGCCCCCCTCCCCGGACGGGCCCGCGGCCCTACCGCTCGGGACAACCGCGCATGTTCCACGTGAAACAGTCCCGGAAGCCCATGTTCCACGTGGAACATCGCCGCAGCCCCACCACGAACTTCCGGCCCAGCTCACCAGCTTCGTCGGCCGCGAGACGGAAATCGCCCGGCTCGGCGAGCAGTTGGCGCACCGCCGACTGGTCACACTGATCGGCCCCGGCGGCGCGGGCAAGACCCGGCTCGCGGTGGAGGCGGCCGGGCGGCACCCGGACGACGTGAGGTTCGTGGAACTGGCCGGGCTCGACGACGGCGCCGCCTTGGCCCGGGCTGTCCTCGCCGGCCTCGGGCTTCGCGAAGGCGGGCTGTTGCCGGCAGGCGGCCCGGGGGCCGCGACCACCTCCGGCGCCGCCAACGCCACCCCCGACCCGCTGGCCCGGATCACAGCCGCGCTGGCCGACCGCCCGCTGCTGCTCGTACTCGACAACTGCGAGCACGTGGTGGCCGAGGCCGCCTACTTCGTCGAGCGCCTGCTCGCCGGGTTGCCCCTGCTGCGGGTCCTCGCCACCAGCCGCGAAGCGCTCGGCATCAACGGCGAGGTGCTCTGCCCGGTGCCGACCCTGGCGCTGCCGCGGCCCGGCGCCGACCGAGACATGGTGCTCGCCTCCCCCGCCGTTCGGCTCTTCGTGGCGCGTGCCGCGGCCGTCCGTCCCGACTTCGACCCGACCGCCGACCCGGCGACCGTGGACGCCGTGCTGCGGCTGTGCACCGCCCTCGACGGACTGCCGCTGGCGATCGAGCTGGCCGCGGCCCGGCTGCGTTCGCTGTCGGTCGTCGACATCGCCGCCCGGCTCGGCGCGCTGCCCGCCACCGACGACGAGGTGCCGTACAGCCTCGGCGTGCGGCCGGACGCGCTCTTCCGGCTGCTGTCCCGCGGCAGTCGCACCGCGCAGCCGCGTCAGCGCACCCTGCGCGGGGTGGTGGAGTGGAGCTGGGAGCTGCTCCCGGCGGACGAGCGGGCGGTGCTGCGCCGTGCTTCGGTCTTCGCCGGCGGATGGACGCTGGCCGCCGCGGAGGCGGTCTGCGCGGACCAGCCCGAGCAGCCGTCCGACCAACCCGACCAGCCCGGTCGGCCCGGCGCCGACAGGAGTCGTCCTCCCGCCGCCGGCACCCCCCGCATCGCCCCGGACGACGTCCTCGACCTGGTCGCCGCGCTCGTCGAGAAGTCCCTGGTGGTGGCCCAGCAGCCGGACCCCTCCGGCCGGGTCCGCTACCGCATGCTGGAGTCGATCCGCGCCTACGGCGCCGAGCGGCTGGCCGAAGCGGGCGAGGCCGGGCGCACCCAACGGGCCCACATCGCCTACTTCCTGGACTTCGCGCTCGACGCCGACCCGCACCTGCGCCGCGCAGAACAGGTGGAGTGGCTGCGGCTGTACTCCGACGACAACGACAACTTCCGGGCCGCCCTGCACCGCTCCCTTGCCGCCGGCGACGTCCCCGCCACGATGCGGCTGATCGCGGCGCTGTCGTCGTACTGGCTGCTGCGCGGGGTGCGTTACGAGGGATTCAGGGCCGCTCGGCAGGTGCTCGCGGAACTCGGACCGAACCCGCCGGAGGGCATGGAGGAGGAGTACGCCCTCTGCGTGCTGGCCGTGGTCGGCGCGCTCTCCGACGCCGAGGCGTACGCCGAACACGTGGCGGCGGCCACCGTCGTCGTCGACCGGATGCAGCGGATATCCCGGCGCTTCCCCGTCCTCACGCTGCTGTGGGCGCCGTTCGCGGGGGCGCCGGACGAGAGCCTCGACACCCTCGCGGTGCTGGAGGAGGTGCTCTCCGAGCGGGACGACCCGTGGTACCGCGCGCTGGGCCACCTCGGCGCCGGCTTCCAGGCGTGGATGTCGCACGCCGACGCGGACGCCGCGCAGCGCGAATGCGGCCTCGCCTTCGAGTACTTCGAGCAGCGGGGCGACCGCTGGGGCATGATCACCTGCCTCAACGTGCTCGCCGATCTCGCCGACTACCGCGGCCGGCTCCAAGAGGCCATCGACCTGCTCGGCCGCGCCCTGGAACTGGCCGAGGAACTGGACTCCGCCCTGGACATGGCCGAACTGCTCTGCAACCGCGCCGCGTACAGCCTGCGGGCGGAGGAGTACGAGGCCGCGACCGCGTACTGCGAGCGGGCCCTGCAACTGTCCCGGCGGGCCGGCTCGCCGGAGACGCTGGCGATGGCCCACCTCGGGCTCGGCGAGGCCGCCCGGCTGGCCGGCGACCTCACGACGGCACGGGCGCTGTGCGAGCAGGCACTCCAGGAGTGCCCGCGCGGTTGGTTCTCCAGCGACAGCATGCGTTCCTCGGCACTGGTCGCACTCGGGCGGATCGCGGTGGCCAAGGGCGACGCGGCCGGTGCCCGGGACCGGCTCCGGGAGGCGGCCACGAACGGTGGGGTGTCGATGCAGTTCCCGATGACCGGCGCGCTCGTGGCCGTGGCCGCCGCCGGGCTCGCGGTGCTGACCGGCGACCCGCACCGGGCCGCGCTGCTGCTCGGCGCCGCGCACGCCCTGCGCGGGGGCCCGCCCGGCGGACCCGACGCCCGGGCCGCGGACGCCGCCGCTCGTACGGCACTGGGCGACGGCCGCTACGAGGAGGCGTACGCGAGCACCGCCGGGCTGGACCGGGCGGCCGCGCTCGCCCGGGCGACGGAGTACCTCGTCGGCGTGTGA
- a CDS encoding GntR family transcriptional regulator — translation MTLDPNDERPPYLQVSGILRAEILTKKFEPGVQMPSGPELSKRFGVARGTVTKALDMLRDEGLIVTRKGSGSFVRERTERPVGLRPHLEMAFTEPQVTVDFTGFSSETLHSAMQEPLDKIRSGRLRPESIAVRLLLPDTSGPMAVPTLVEGLSDDPVLRNRARDIALSNAAGIKHSVEVLAELGLVEKASVEVKVYRASALFKLYILNQRDAFFGFYPLRERTMAIEGENRNFYDITGKDATLFHHAAGPDGESMGSQYVQQARTWFGSVWETIAHEREA, via the coding sequence ATGACCCTCGACCCGAACGACGAACGCCCCCCGTACTTGCAGGTCAGTGGCATCCTGCGAGCCGAGATCCTGACGAAGAAGTTCGAGCCTGGCGTTCAGATGCCGTCTGGCCCTGAGCTGTCCAAGCGGTTCGGCGTCGCCCGTGGCACGGTGACCAAGGCGCTCGACATGCTGAGGGACGAAGGGCTGATCGTGACACGCAAGGGTTCCGGCTCCTTCGTGCGCGAGCGGACGGAACGGCCCGTGGGGCTTCGTCCACACCTGGAGATGGCGTTCACCGAGCCTCAGGTGACCGTTGATTTCACCGGCTTCAGCAGTGAGACGCTGCACAGCGCGATGCAAGAGCCGTTGGACAAGATCCGCTCCGGTCGGCTTCGTCCCGAGTCGATTGCTGTCCGTCTGTTGCTTCCTGACACCAGTGGCCCCATGGCGGTGCCGACGTTGGTCGAAGGGCTGTCGGATGACCCGGTATTGCGGAACCGCGCGCGGGACATCGCGCTTTCCAACGCTGCCGGAATCAAGCACTCGGTTGAAGTGCTCGCGGAACTTGGACTCGTGGAAAAGGCGAGCGTCGAAGTGAAGGTTTATCGCGCGTCGGCGTTGTTCAAGCTCTACATCTTGAATCAGCGCGACGCGTTCTTTGGTTTTTACCCGCTGCGAGAGCGCACGATGGCCATCGAAGGAGAGAATCGCAACTTCTACGACATCACAGGAAAGGACGCGACACTGTTCCACCACGCGGCGGGGCCTGACGGGGAATCCATGGGATCGCAGTACGTCCAGCAGGCACGGACGTGGTTCGGAAGCGTCTGGGAAACCATCGCGCATGAGCGTGAGGCATGA
- a CDS encoding MFS transporter, translating to MTTTSPTPTPGAVAGGRRWAVLAICCVAAALLGIDNSVLNYALPSLSDQLHPSSTQLLWIVDVYGFVLGGLLIFAGSLGDRIGRKRLLLMGVAGFGAASALTAYADGPGTLIAARALLGVAGATIMPSTLSLVRNAFTDPKERTTAIGVSSGVGAASFALGPVVGGLLLDHFWWGSVFLINVPLMALVLAVGTVILPESRNPHPGRLDWISVPLSIAGMLGIIYAIKTAARNGVDDPAVWISAVVGVISLTTFLRRQRRLAEPLLDLKFFRNAAFSGALASNTVALFTSSTLSLACSLYFQVVHGWSPLMAGLALLPGPLSAAVGAPASTLLVHRVGRARTVALGLLLMSVSTAALARVTPHTDYWHLLPILVVNGLGITFTFAVTSDTILASVSRKRVGAAAAISETGMELGGALGIAILGSVLTTLYRNDLRLPGQLSADQRSAARESVAGGVQTGGQLAGATGQHVVDAARQAFTHSMHITMLAAAAVMLVGAVFALRMLKGVPAVLDQHAEDADPMVPEQSGAGSEAGHAATA from the coding sequence ATGACGACGACATCTCCGACCCCGACGCCCGGTGCCGTGGCCGGGGGCCGCCGCTGGGCCGTCCTGGCCATCTGCTGCGTGGCCGCCGCCCTCCTCGGTATCGACAACAGCGTGCTGAACTACGCGCTGCCGAGCCTGTCCGACCAGCTCCACCCGTCCTCCACGCAACTGCTGTGGATCGTCGACGTGTACGGCTTCGTCCTCGGCGGTCTGCTGATCTTCGCGGGCAGCCTGGGCGACCGGATCGGCCGCAAGCGGCTGCTGCTGATGGGCGTGGCCGGCTTCGGCGCCGCCTCCGCGCTCACCGCCTACGCCGACGGCCCGGGGACGCTGATCGCCGCCCGCGCGCTGCTCGGCGTCGCGGGGGCGACGATCATGCCCTCCACGCTGTCCCTGGTCCGCAACGCCTTCACCGACCCCAAGGAGCGCACCACCGCGATCGGCGTGAGCAGCGGCGTCGGCGCGGCCAGCTTCGCGCTCGGCCCGGTCGTCGGCGGTCTGCTGCTCGACCACTTCTGGTGGGGTTCGGTCTTCCTGATCAACGTGCCGCTGATGGCACTGGTGCTGGCGGTCGGCACGGTCATCCTGCCGGAGTCCAGGAACCCGCACCCGGGTCGGCTCGACTGGATCAGCGTGCCGCTGTCGATCGCCGGGATGCTCGGCATCATCTACGCGATCAAGACCGCCGCCCGCAACGGCGTCGACGACCCCGCGGTGTGGATCAGCGCGGTGGTCGGGGTGATCTCCCTGACCACCTTCCTGCGCCGTCAGAGGCGTCTCGCCGAGCCCCTGCTGGACCTGAAGTTCTTCCGCAACGCCGCGTTCTCCGGCGCCCTGGCCTCGAACACCGTCGCGCTGTTCACCTCGTCCACGCTCTCGCTGGCCTGCTCGCTCTACTTCCAGGTCGTGCACGGCTGGTCGCCGCTCATGGCGGGCCTCGCGCTGCTGCCCGGCCCGCTCTCGGCGGCCGTCGGGGCGCCCGCCTCCACGCTGCTGGTCCACCGCGTGGGCCGGGCCCGTACGGTCGCGCTCGGCCTGCTGCTGATGTCCGTGAGCACCGCGGCGCTCGCCCGGGTCACCCCGCACACCGACTACTGGCACCTGCTGCCGATCCTCGTCGTGAACGGCCTCGGCATCACCTTCACCTTCGCCGTCACCTCCGACACGATCCTGGCGAGCGTGTCCAGGAAGAGGGTCGGTGCGGCCGCGGCGATCTCCGAGACCGGCATGGAGCTGGGCGGCGCGCTCGGCATCGCGATCCTCGGCTCGGTGCTCACCACCCTGTACCGCAACGACCTGCGGCTGCCGGGGCAGCTGAGCGCCGATCAGAGGTCGGCGGCCCGCGAGTCCGTGGCAGGCGGCGTGCAGACCGGCGGGCAGCTCGCCGGCGCGACCGGGCAGCACGTCGTGGACGCGGCCCGGCAGGCGTTCACCCACAGCATGCACATCACCATGCTGGCTGCCGCGGCGGTGATGCTGGTCGGCGCGGTGTTCGCGCTGCGCATGCTCAAGGGCGTCCCCGCCGTGCTGGACCAGCACGCCGAAGACGCCGACCCGATGGTGCCGGAGCAGTCGGGCGCCGGTTCGGAAGCGGGGCACGCGGCGACGGCCTGA
- a CDS encoding GntR family transcriptional regulator, protein MTIDREGPVPPYRQIADQLRERIGDGSIPVGRRIPSMVEMEQYYGVARDTLRKAVQVLKDEGLVETVNGMGIYVIKLPTPPEA, encoded by the coding sequence ATGACCATCGACCGAGAGGGGCCCGTGCCCCCGTACCGGCAGATCGCCGACCAATTGCGCGAGCGAATCGGCGACGGATCGATCCCGGTGGGCCGACGTATCCCGAGCATGGTGGAGATGGAGCAGTACTACGGCGTCGCACGCGACACCCTGCGCAAGGCTGTGCAGGTACTCAAGGACGAAGGACTCGTCGAGACCGTGAACGGCATGGGCATTTACGTCATCAAGCTGCCGACCCCGCCCGAGGCATAG
- a CDS encoding DUF2637 domain-containing protein, whose product MNRTAKTLLVAALVVVVGMAFRVSWNALRDIASTVGADHTAALLYPFVVDGLMALALVATLVLTGADRKFALRVLAGYTAASLVLNYVHGLVPALHAHAAGRMHLVDYGPANCVLVLLATSLPVGSIFFGSDLVAKVLHHRPALVANQDQIIASTVNRLGSDLRESAPATPPAPVAPTVPESTDPAPLPPPVEPAPAGPRRPTGPVPKSARTPRPTRTPDQLLTEARQATADWSDDELTGEAIRKAVHTSSANGRMLRDALRAERTAPAPLHLVDTDQHADTAAAL is encoded by the coding sequence ATGAACCGCACCGCCAAGACCCTTCTGGTGGCTGCGTTAGTGGTGGTCGTCGGGATGGCGTTCCGGGTGTCCTGGAACGCGTTGCGCGACATCGCCAGCACGGTCGGCGCGGACCACACCGCCGCCCTGCTCTACCCGTTCGTGGTCGACGGACTGATGGCCCTCGCGTTGGTCGCCACGCTGGTGCTGACCGGTGCGGACCGGAAGTTCGCGTTGCGGGTGCTGGCTGGCTACACCGCCGCCTCGCTGGTCCTGAACTACGTGCACGGTCTGGTGCCCGCCCTGCATGCGCACGCCGCCGGCCGGATGCACCTGGTCGACTACGGGCCCGCCAACTGCGTGCTGGTCCTGCTGGCCACCTCGCTGCCGGTCGGGTCGATCTTCTTCGGCTCCGACCTGGTCGCCAAGGTTCTCCACCACCGACCCGCCCTGGTCGCAAATCAGGATCAGATCATCGCATCTACCGTAAATCGGTTGGGGTCTGACCTGCGGGAGTCGGCTCCCGCGACCCCGCCCGCGCCGGTTGCCCCGACCGTGCCGGAGTCGACCGACCCTGCGCCGCTTCCCCCACCCGTCGAGCCTGCCCCGGCCGGTCCCCGTCGACCGACCGGCCCGGTGCCGAAGTCGGCCCGCACGCCCCGACCGACCCGCACCCCCGACCAACTGCTGACCGAGGCACGGCAAGCAACCGCCGACTGGTCGGACGACGAACTGACCGGCGAGGCGATCCGCAAGGCCGTGCACACCTCGTCCGCCAACGGCCGGATGTTGCGCGATGCCCTGCGCGCCGAGCGCACCGCCCCGGCGCCCCTGCACCTGGTCGACACCGACCAGCACGCCGACACCGCTGCGGCCCTGTGA